From the Mauremys reevesii isolate NIE-2019 linkage group 19, ASM1616193v1, whole genome shotgun sequence genome, one window contains:
- the TMEM250 gene encoding transmembrane protein 250: MPVIPIPRRVRSFHGPHTTCLHSACGPVRTTHLVRTKYNNFDIYLKSRWMYGFIRFLLYFSCSLFTSILWVALSILFCLQYLGIRIFLRFQYKLSIILLLLGRRRVDFSLMNELLIYGIHVTMLLVGGLGWCFMVFVDM; the protein is encoded by the coding sequence ATGCCTGTAATCCCCATTCCCCGCCGTGTCCGTTCTTTCCACGGCCCCCACACAACATGTCTGCATTCAGCCTGTGGCCCAGTAAGGACCACTCACTTGGTGCGCACCAAATACAACAACTTCGACATCTATCTGAAATCCCGATGGATGTATGGATTCATTCGTTTCCTGCTGTACTTCAGCTGCAGCCTGTTTACCTCCATCCTCTGGGTGGCGCTCTCTATCTTGTTTTGCCTTCAGTACCTGGGCATCCGGATCTTTCTGCGTTTCCAGTACAAACTCTCCATCATCCTCCTCTTGTTGGGGCGAAGGCGGGTGGACTTCAGCCTCATGAATGAACTGCTCATCTATGGAATTCACGTGACCATGCTGCtagtgggggggctgggctggtgttTCATGGTGTTTGTGGATATGTAA